The sequence AAGAACAAGTTGCGGACTATTTGCAAGAGTTGTTAGCTGGATACGGAATTGAGTCTGAAAAGGTAGATTATGATGTAGACAGAGCAAGCCTAGTAAGCGAAATTGGTTCCAGTTACGAGAAGGTTTTGGCATTTTCAGGGCATATGGATGTAGTTGATGCGGGGGATGTGTCTAAGTGGAAATTCCCGCCTTTTGAAGCGACAGAACATGAAGGAAAACTATATGGACGTGGCGCGACAGATATGAAGTCAGGTCTAGCAGCGATGGTTATTGCAATGATTGAACTTCAGGAAGAAAAACAAAAACTAAACGGTAAGATCAGATTATTAGCAACAGTTGGTGAAGAAGTCGGCGAACTTGGAGCAGAACAACTAAGGCAAAAAGGTTACGCAGATGATTTAGATGGTTTGATTATCGGCGAACCAAGTGGACACAGAATCGTATATGCGCATAAAGGTTCCATTAATTATACCGTTAAATCCACCGGCAAAAATGCCCATAGTTCGATGCCTGAGTATGGTGTGAATGCAATTGATAATTTGATGTTGTTTTATAATGAAATAGAAAAATACGTTGCTTCCATCCATGCGACAAATGAAATACTTGGTGATTTTATCCATAATGTCACGGTAATTAATGGTGGAAATCAAGTCAATAGTATTCCGGAAAAAGCGCAACTACAAGGGAATATTCGCTCGATTCCGGAAATGGATAATGAAACAGTGAAACAAGTGCTAGTGAAGATTATCAATAAGTTAAACAAACAGGAAAATGTGAATCTGGAATTAATATTTGATTATGACAAACAACCAGTATTTAGTGATAAAAATTCTGATTTAGTCCACATTGCTAAGAGCGTAGCAAGCGACATTGTTAAAGAAGAAATCCCATTACTCGGTATTTCCGGAACAACCGATGCAGCAGAATTTACGAAAGCTAAGAAACAATTCCCAGTGATTATTTTTGGACCAGGCAACGAAACGCCTCATCAAGTAAACGAAAATGTTTCTATAGAGAATTATTTGGAGATGGTGGATGTTTACAAACGGATTGCCATCGAGTTTTTATCGTGATAAAACTTTAACGTTTTTTATTCCTCGCTATAAAAATAAGTCTAGTATTTATTTGTAAGCAGATGCTAGACTTTTTTCTTGCTTTTAATTTAGTTTAGCACTAAACTAATAATATCAAGAGGAGGGAACAAATATGGTGAAAAAAGAAGAAAGGCTAGGGGTTTTGCTTTGGTTTCGATTTAGTCGTTTTTATAATCGGAATATGAAGCTGACCAATCAGAATTTGCGAGCGGTAGGGATTTCGACAGCGCAGTTTGATTGCATTGCCCAAATTGGCTTAGACAAAGAGATTACACAGCAACAACTTGCCGAAAAATTAGTTGTAACGAAGGGAAATGTTACCCAACTCCTCGCGAAATTAGAACAATTAGGTTATATCATGCGAACAAAATCAGGACGCGAAAAACATATTACCCTCACAGAAAAAGGCCAAGCGTGTTACCGCGAAAACGTTCCAAAACAAGAAGCTTTTCAGCAAGCTCAATTTGATAAATTAACAAGAGACGAACAAAAAGAACTACTTAAGTTATTAAAAAAATTAGGAGAGTGATTATTTATGAAATTAACGGGAATTCATCACGTATCTATTTTTACAGCAAATGCACGAGCTAACTTTGACTTTTATACTAAAATAATGGGACTACGACTAGTGAAAAAATCGGTTAACCAAGATGATCCATATACGTACCACTTATATTACGGTGATGAAATTGGCTCGCCGGGGACAGCGCTAACTTTCTTTGAAGTTCCGAATATGGCTAAAAACCACCCATCACGCAATGCGATTTCTAGCCTTAGCTTACGTGTGCCAAGTGA comes from Listeria monocytogenes and encodes:
- a CDS encoding ArgE/DapE family deacylase — its product is MDQQKKIQILKDMVNIDSTNGHEEQVADYLQELLAGYGIESEKVDYDVDRASLVSEIGSSYEKVLAFSGHMDVVDAGDVSKWKFPPFEATEHEGKLYGRGATDMKSGLAAMVIAMIELQEEKQKLNGKIRLLATVGEEVGELGAEQLRQKGYADDLDGLIIGEPSGHRIVYAHKGSINYTVKSTGKNAHSSMPEYGVNAIDNLMLFYNEIEKYVASIHATNEILGDFIHNVTVINGGNQVNSIPEKAQLQGNIRSIPEMDNETVKQVLVKIINKLNKQENVNLELIFDYDKQPVFSDKNSDLVHIAKSVASDIVKEEIPLLGISGTTDAAEFTKAKKQFPVIIFGPGNETPHQVNENVSIENYLEMVDVYKRIAIEFLS
- a CDS encoding MarR family winged helix-turn-helix transcriptional regulator, which encodes MVKKEERLGVLLWFRFSRFYNRNMKLTNQNLRAVGISTAQFDCIAQIGLDKEITQQQLAEKLVVTKGNVTQLLAKLEQLGYIMRTKSGREKHITLTEKGQACYRENVPKQEAFQQAQFDKLTRDEQKELLKLLKKLGE